Proteins encoded together in one Rhizobacter sp. J219 window:
- the aspS gene encoding aspartate--tRNA ligase, producing MRTTYCGLVSEALLGQTVTLMGWAHRRRDHGGVIFIDLRDREGLVQIVCDPDRAETFKVAEGVRNEFCLKMVGKVRPRPAGTENANLTSGKVEILCHGFEVLNPSITPPFQLDDDNLSETTRLTHRVLDLRRPVMQKNMILRYRVAMEVRKFLDANGFIDIETPMLTKSTPEGARDYLVPSRVNEGMFFALPQSPQLFKQLLMVAGFDRYYQITKCFRDEDLRADRQPEFTQIDIETSFLNEEEIRGMFEGMIRTVFRSTIGVDLPGYPVMTYQEAMHRYGSDKPDLRVKLEFTELTDVMKDVDFKVFSGPATTPGGRVVALRVPGGGEMSRGEIDAYTEFVKIYGAKGLAWIKVNDAGKGREGLQSPIVKNIHDAAIAEIIARTGARNGDLIFFGADKAKIVNDAIGGLRIKVGHSEFGKKNSLFEDKWAPLWVVDFPMFEYDEEAQRWNAVHHPFTSPKDGHEDYMDSDPGKCIAKAYDMVLNGWELGGGSIRIHRAEVQSKVFSALKIGPEEAQLKFGFLLDALQYGAPPHGGLAFGLDRLVTLMTKAESIRDVIAFPKTQRAQDLLTHAPSPVDEKQLRELHIRLRNPQVVSNG from the coding sequence ATGAGAACAACCTACTGCGGCCTGGTCAGCGAAGCGCTCCTCGGCCAGACCGTCACCCTGATGGGCTGGGCCCACCGCCGGCGCGACCACGGCGGCGTGATCTTCATTGACCTGCGTGACCGCGAAGGCCTGGTGCAGATCGTTTGCGACCCCGACCGTGCCGAGACCTTCAAGGTCGCCGAAGGCGTGCGCAACGAGTTCTGCCTGAAGATGGTCGGCAAGGTGCGCCCGCGCCCGGCCGGCACCGAGAACGCCAACCTCACGAGCGGCAAGGTCGAGATCCTCTGCCACGGCTTCGAGGTGCTGAACCCGAGCATCACGCCGCCCTTCCAGCTCGACGACGACAACCTGTCGGAAACCACCCGCCTCACGCACCGCGTGCTCGACCTGCGCCGCCCGGTCATGCAGAAGAACATGATCCTGCGCTACCGCGTGGCGATGGAGGTGCGCAAGTTCTTGGACGCCAACGGCTTCATCGACATCGAGACGCCGATGCTCACCAAGAGCACGCCCGAAGGTGCGCGCGACTATCTCGTGCCCAGCCGCGTCAACGAAGGCATGTTCTTCGCGTTGCCGCAGTCGCCCCAGCTCTTCAAGCAGCTGCTGATGGTGGCTGGCTTCGACCGCTACTACCAGATCACCAAGTGCTTCCGCGACGAAGACCTGCGCGCTGACCGCCAGCCCGAGTTCACCCAGATCGACATCGAGACCAGCTTCCTCAACGAGGAAGAGATCCGCGGCATGTTCGAAGGCATGATCCGCACGGTCTTCCGCAGCACCATCGGCGTCGACCTGCCGGGCTACCCGGTGATGACCTACCAGGAGGCCATGCACCGCTACGGCAGCGACAAACCCGACCTGCGCGTGAAGCTCGAGTTCACCGAGCTGACCGACGTGATGAAGGATGTCGACTTCAAGGTGTTCAGCGGCCCGGCCACCACGCCGGGCGGGCGTGTGGTCGCGTTGCGCGTGCCCGGTGGCGGCGAGATGAGCCGCGGCGAGATCGACGCCTACACCGAGTTCGTGAAGATCTACGGCGCCAAGGGCCTGGCCTGGATCAAGGTCAACGACGCCGGCAAGGGCCGCGAAGGCCTGCAGTCGCCGATCGTCAAGAACATCCACGACGCGGCCATCGCCGAGATCATCGCGCGCACCGGCGCTCGCAACGGCGACCTGATCTTCTTCGGTGCCGACAAGGCCAAGATCGTCAACGACGCCATCGGCGGTCTGCGCATCAAGGTCGGCCACAGCGAGTTCGGCAAGAAGAACAGCCTCTTCGAAGACAAGTGGGCGCCGTTGTGGGTGGTCGACTTCCCGATGTTCGAGTACGACGAGGAAGCGCAGCGCTGGAACGCGGTGCACCACCCGTTCACCTCGCCGAAGGACGGCCACGAGGACTACATGGACAGCGACCCCGGCAAGTGCATTGCCAAGGCCTACGACATGGTGCTCAACGGCTGGGAACTCGGCGGCGGCTCGATCCGTATCCACCGCGCCGAGGTGCAGAGCAAGGTCTTCAGCGCCCTCAAGATCGGGCCGGAAGAGGCACAGCTCAAGTTCGGTTTCCTGCTCGATGCGCTGCAGTACGGCGCCCCGCCGCACGGCGGCTTGGCCTTCGGCCTCGACCGGCTGGTCACGCTGATGACCAAGGCCGAGTCGATCCGTGACGTGATCGCCTTCCCGAAGACGCAGCGTGCGCAGGACCTGCTGACGCACGCACCGAGCCCGGTCGACGAGAAGCAGCTGCGCGAGCTGCACATCCGCCTGCGCAACCCGCAGGTGGTGTCCAACGGCTGA
- a CDS encoding FmdB family zinc ribbon protein, with amino-acid sequence MPIYAYRCEACGHAKDVLQKISDPVLTTCPSCGASAFKKQVTAAGFQLKGSGWYVTDFRGGNNGAAAAPAASADAPSTSDAPKSDAAPAPAPAPAASTSPDAL; translated from the coding sequence ATGCCCATCTACGCCTATCGGTGTGAGGCCTGCGGCCACGCCAAGGACGTGCTGCAGAAGATCTCCGACCCCGTGCTCACCACCTGCCCGTCCTGCGGGGCGTCGGCCTTCAAGAAACAAGTGACCGCCGCCGGTTTCCAGCTCAAGGGTTCGGGCTGGTATGTGACCGACTTCCGCGGCGGCAACAACGGCGCCGCTGCTGCGCCGGCCGCCAGCGCCGACGCGCCCTCCACATCCGACGCTCCCAAGTCCGATGCAGCCCCGGCACCGGCGCCCGCGCCGGCTGCCAGCACATCCCCCGACGCCCTCTGA
- a CDS encoding DUF502 domain-containing protein, whose amino-acid sequence MKKYLIAGLLVWLPLAITIWVLHSVLGLLDGMFGTIISASQAVLPAAAHGWLESLRSIPGLGVVVMVAGLLLTGVFAANIFGQWALNQANLVVTKIPIVKSIYSSVKQVSDTLFSSSGNAFREAVLVQYPRQGSWTIAFVTGKPGGEAAIHLSGDYLSVYVPTTPNPTSGFFLMVPRADVIVLNMSVDEALKYVISMGVVAPPLPVPAPEPARNLPG is encoded by the coding sequence GTGAAGAAATACCTGATCGCGGGCCTGCTGGTCTGGTTGCCGCTGGCCATCACGATCTGGGTCCTGCACTCCGTGCTGGGGCTGCTCGACGGCATGTTCGGCACCATCATCTCCGCCTCCCAGGCGGTGCTGCCGGCGGCGGCCCACGGCTGGCTGGAATCGCTGCGCAGCATCCCCGGTCTCGGTGTCGTGGTGATGGTGGCCGGCCTGCTGCTCACCGGCGTGTTCGCGGCCAACATCTTCGGCCAGTGGGCGCTCAACCAGGCCAATCTGGTGGTCACCAAGATCCCCATCGTCAAATCGATCTACAGCTCGGTGAAGCAGGTGTCGGACACCTTGTTTTCCAGCAGCGGCAACGCTTTTCGGGAAGCGGTGCTGGTGCAGTACCCGCGCCAGGGTTCGTGGACGATCGCATTCGTCACCGGCAAGCCGGGCGGCGAGGCCGCCATCCACCTCTCGGGCGACTACCTGAGCGTCTACGTGCCGACCACGCCCAACCCCACCTCGGGCTTCTTCCTGATGGTGCCGCGCGCCGATGTCATCGTGCTCAACATGAGCGTCGACGAGGCGCTCAAGTACGTGATCTCCATGGGGGTGGTGGCGCCGCCGCTGCCGGTGCCCGCCCCCGAGCCGGCGCGAAACCTGCCGGGCTAG
- a CDS encoding ligase-associated DNA damage response exonuclease — MNVDLIVQRPEGLYCPPGDFYIDPWRPVPRAVITHAHGDHARMGNGHYLASQKSEGVLRSRLGADIHLQTLAYGETVDHHGVRLSLHPAGHVLGSAQVRLEHGGQVWVASGDYFVSGAEDHNTTCEPFEPVRCHCFITESTFGLPIYRWLPQREVFDDINRWWQRNADTGRASLLMGYSFGKAQRILAGVDPAIGPIVTHGAVDPLNEAYRAAGVALPATHRVTDLDKAALSRALVIAPPSVQGSAWARRFGDASDAFASGWMQLRGARRRRAVDRGFVLSDHADWPGLQRAIRESRAERVIVTHGYEAIMVRWLQEQGLQAEAFETEYDDERVDAEKPAGDVESNE; from the coding sequence ATGAATGTCGATCTCATCGTCCAGCGCCCCGAAGGCCTCTACTGCCCACCTGGCGACTTCTACATCGACCCGTGGCGGCCGGTGCCGCGGGCCGTCATCACGCATGCGCATGGCGACCATGCGCGCATGGGCAACGGGCACTACCTCGCGTCGCAGAAGTCCGAGGGCGTGCTGCGCTCGCGCCTGGGTGCCGACATCCACCTGCAGACACTCGCCTATGGCGAAACGGTCGACCACCACGGCGTGCGCCTGAGCCTGCACCCTGCCGGTCACGTGCTCGGCTCGGCGCAGGTGCGGCTCGAACATGGCGGCCAGGTGTGGGTGGCCTCGGGCGACTACTTCGTCTCCGGCGCGGAAGACCACAACACCACCTGCGAGCCCTTCGAGCCGGTGCGCTGCCACTGCTTCATCACCGAGTCGACCTTCGGCCTGCCGATCTACCGCTGGCTGCCGCAGCGCGAGGTCTTCGACGACATCAACCGCTGGTGGCAGCGCAATGCCGACACGGGACGTGCGAGCCTGTTGATGGGCTACAGCTTCGGCAAGGCGCAGCGCATCCTGGCGGGGGTCGACCCGGCCATCGGGCCGATCGTCACGCACGGTGCCGTCGATCCGCTGAACGAGGCCTACCGCGCGGCCGGTGTGGCGCTGCCGGCCACGCACCGCGTGACCGATCTCGACAAGGCCGCGCTGTCACGTGCGCTCGTGATCGCGCCGCCGTCGGTGCAGGGGTCCGCGTGGGCGCGCCGCTTCGGCGATGCAAGCGACGCGTTTGCGAGCGGCTGGATGCAGCTGCGCGGCGCCCGCCGCCGCCGCGCGGTCGACCGCGGTTTCGTGCTCAGCGACCATGCCGACTGGCCGGGCCTGCAGCGTGCCATCCGCGAGAGCCGTGCCGAGCGTGTGATCGTGACCCACGGCTACGAGGCGATCATGGTGCGCTGGCTGCAGGAGCAGGGCCTGCAGGCGGAGGCCTTCGAGACCGAATACGACGACGAACGTGTCGACGCCGAGAAGCCCGCGGGCGACGTCGAGAGCAACGAATGA
- a CDS encoding sodium:solute symporter family protein — protein sequence MNTTLISFVVLYLLGTLALGVWAGTRIKNTTDFAIAGRSLPLIMVITTTFATWFGAETVMGIPAKFVQSGLGAIVEDPFGAGTCLILVGIFFAAKLYKHNLLTIGDFYRQRYGKGIEVFCSVAIILSYLGWVAAQITALGLVFTVLTNGAMGETAGMIVGTLAVLIYVVVGGFLAVAWTDFIQMIVLVVGLAIIAVFASDLAGGSDKVLALASQKELWNFLPPPTFTEVAMFVGAALTMMLGSIPQQDVFQRVMSAKNANTARNGAVIGGVSYILFAFVPMFIVLSAVVVMGDSALEMAKNDYQRLLPTFVLTQMPLIMQIIFFGALLSAIKSTSSATLLAPSTSFVENILKNLRPGMTDKEQLFAMRATIVAFAGLVLAYAIAMKGTPIYDLVSAAYQVTLVGAFVPLVFGLYWKRATTQGAVTSVAAGIAVWIAFFPQVSNFGEVFPGQLAGLIAALVGMLVGSLAPQVLKNRAEPRQAVA from the coding sequence ATGAACACCACCCTCATCTCCTTTGTCGTGCTGTACCTCCTGGGCACCCTGGCGCTCGGCGTCTGGGCCGGCACCCGCATCAAGAACACCACCGACTTCGCCATCGCCGGGCGCAGCCTGCCGCTGATCATGGTGATCACCACCACCTTCGCCACCTGGTTCGGCGCCGAGACGGTGATGGGCATCCCGGCCAAATTCGTGCAGAGCGGACTGGGCGCGATCGTCGAAGACCCGTTCGGCGCGGGCACCTGCCTGATCCTCGTGGGCATCTTCTTCGCCGCCAAGCTCTACAAGCACAACCTGCTCACCATCGGTGACTTCTACCGCCAGCGTTACGGCAAGGGCATCGAGGTCTTCTGCTCGGTGGCCATCATCCTGAGCTACCTCGGCTGGGTGGCCGCGCAGATCACCGCACTCGGCCTGGTCTTCACCGTGCTCACCAACGGTGCCATGGGCGAGACCGCCGGCATGATCGTCGGCACGCTGGCCGTGCTGATCTACGTGGTGGTCGGCGGCTTTCTTGCGGTCGCCTGGACCGACTTCATCCAGATGATCGTGCTCGTCGTCGGCCTGGCGATCATTGCGGTCTTCGCGAGCGACCTGGCCGGCGGCTCCGACAAGGTGCTCGCCCTGGCCAGCCAGAAGGAGCTGTGGAACTTCCTGCCGCCGCCCACCTTCACCGAGGTGGCGATGTTCGTCGGCGCCGCCCTCACGATGATGCTCGGGAGCATCCCGCAGCAAGACGTCTTCCAGCGGGTGATGTCGGCCAAGAATGCCAACACCGCGCGCAACGGTGCCGTGATCGGCGGCGTGAGCTACATCCTCTTTGCGTTCGTGCCGATGTTCATCGTGCTGAGCGCGGTGGTGGTGATGGGCGATTCCGCCCTCGAGATGGCGAAGAACGACTACCAGCGGCTGCTGCCCACCTTCGTGCTGACGCAGATGCCGCTCATCATGCAGATCATCTTCTTCGGTGCGCTGCTGTCGGCCATCAAGAGCACCTCGTCGGCCACGCTGCTCGCCCCGAGCACGAGCTTCGTCGAGAACATCCTGAAGAACCTGCGCCCCGGCATGACCGACAAGGAGCAGCTCTTCGCGATGCGCGCCACCATCGTCGCCTTCGCCGGGCTGGTGCTGGCCTATGCCATCGCGATGAAGGGCACCCCGATCTACGACCTGGTGTCGGCGGCGTACCAGGTCACGCTGGTTGGCGCTTTCGTGCCGCTCGTCTTCGGCCTCTACTGGAAGCGTGCGACGACCCAGGGCGCGGTCACCTCGGTCGCGGCCGGTATCGCGGTGTGGATCGCCTTCTTCCCGCAGGTGTCGAACTTCGGAGAGGTCTTCCCCGGCCAGCTGGCCGGTTTGATCGCCGCGCTGGTGGGCATGCTCGTCGGATCGCTCGCGCCCCAGGTGCTGAAGAACCGCGCCGAACCGCGCCAGGCTGTGGCTTGA
- the clsB gene encoding cardiolipin synthase ClsB, with product MSTAADKRNAARAALMRVIHPTVYSGGNQARLLRGGDALFPAMVRAVEQARHEIWLATYIYDNVASVTALTQALVEAAQRGVHVKLVVDGFGSRATLLDLRSALCEAGVQLTIFRPLDRWWAWLQPSQLRRLHQKLCVVDGRVAFVGGINLLDDCYDQVHGWTDFPRLDFAVELSGPVVAPIEQAVKALWTRANVGRNFAKEMAALARSAEPVARARRLLRRLRMPKGAKAGEDVGDLPPVRAAFVMRDNLRQRRAIERSYIHAIRKAKTRVDLISPYFYPGRAFMRVLINAARRGVQVRLLLQGKVDYRIAAVAAQALYDQLLSNGVKVYEYTPAFLHAKVGLVDDEWATVGSSNIDPLSLLLNLEANVVIRDADFVNTLAAEFDNAVSASREIDPQQARRASLRGVLRRGFVAWVAHVYLRVAGITGRY from the coding sequence ATGAGCACCGCCGCAGACAAGCGCAACGCCGCAAGAGCGGCCCTGATGCGGGTCATCCATCCGACGGTCTACAGCGGCGGCAACCAGGCGCGCCTGCTGCGGGGCGGCGATGCGCTGTTTCCGGCGATGGTGCGGGCCGTCGAGCAGGCGCGGCACGAGATCTGGCTCGCCACCTACATCTACGACAACGTGGCGAGCGTCACCGCGCTCACGCAGGCGCTGGTCGAGGCGGCGCAGCGCGGTGTGCACGTGAAGCTGGTGGTCGACGGCTTCGGCTCGCGCGCCACCCTGCTCGACCTGCGCAGCGCCCTGTGCGAGGCGGGTGTGCAGCTCACCATCTTCCGCCCGCTGGACCGCTGGTGGGCCTGGCTGCAGCCGAGCCAACTGCGCCGCCTGCACCAGAAGCTGTGTGTGGTCGATGGCCGCGTGGCCTTCGTCGGCGGCATCAACCTGCTCGACGATTGTTATGACCAGGTGCACGGCTGGACCGATTTCCCCCGGCTCGATTTCGCCGTCGAGCTGAGCGGCCCCGTCGTGGCCCCTATCGAACAGGCGGTGAAGGCCCTGTGGACACGCGCCAACGTCGGCCGCAACTTCGCCAAAGAGATGGCGGCCCTGGCGCGCAGCGCCGAACCTGTGGCGCGTGCGCGCCGCCTGCTGCGCCGGCTGCGCATGCCCAAGGGCGCCAAGGCCGGCGAAGACGTCGGTGACCTGCCACCGGTTCGCGCCGCCTTCGTGATGCGCGACAACCTGCGCCAGCGCAGGGCCATCGAGCGCAGCTACATCCACGCCATCCGCAAGGCCAAGACACGCGTGGACCTCATCTCGCCCTACTTCTACCCCGGCCGTGCCTTCATGCGCGTGCTCATCAACGCGGCACGGCGCGGTGTGCAGGTGCGGCTGCTGCTGCAGGGCAAGGTCGACTACCGCATCGCCGCGGTGGCGGCGCAGGCGCTGTACGACCAGCTGCTCAGCAACGGCGTGAAGGTGTACGAGTACACCCCGGCCTTCCTGCACGCCAAGGTGGGGCTCGTCGACGACGAATGGGCCACGGTGGGCAGCTCCAACATCGACCCGCTGTCGCTGCTGCTCAACCTGGAAGCCAACGTCGTGATCCGCGATGCGGACTTCGTCAACACGCTGGCGGCGGAGTTCGACAACGCGGTGTCGGCGTCGCGCGAGATCGATCCGCAGCAGGCGCGACGGGCGAGTTTGCGGGGGGTGTTGCGGCGCGGGTTCGTGGCGTGGGTCGCGCACGTGTATTTGCGCGTGGCCGGCATCACCGGACGGTACTGA
- a CDS encoding FAD-dependent oxidoreductase: MFDLDPFPKRLVVVGGGYIACEFASIFQGLGAEVTLVHRGTHLLRGFDQEMAVFLTGEMRKKGVKVCLETTVTEAEQQGGIQRLCLSNGQTLEADTVLHATGRRARTEGLGLEALGILVNKDGSVPVDDRLQTRVPSVHALGDLIGRKALTPVALAEAMYLVDRLFGAPAGKLVRQPIDYDLVPTAVFTHPNVGTVGLSEEAARRTYPKLRVYRAEFKALQHTLSESTERTLMKLLVDDASDKVVGLHMVGHDAGEVVQGFAVAMQGGLTKAVFDRTLGIHPTGAEEFVTMREVLRVVESDKA; the protein is encoded by the coding sequence ATGTTCGACCTCGACCCCTTCCCGAAGCGTTTGGTGGTGGTGGGCGGTGGCTACATCGCCTGCGAGTTCGCATCCATCTTCCAGGGCCTGGGCGCCGAGGTGACGCTCGTTCACCGCGGCACGCACCTGCTGCGTGGCTTCGACCAGGAGATGGCCGTCTTCCTCACCGGCGAGATGCGCAAGAAGGGTGTGAAGGTGTGCCTGGAGACGACCGTCACCGAAGCCGAGCAGCAAGGCGGCATTCAGCGCCTGTGCCTGAGCAACGGGCAGACCCTGGAGGCCGACACCGTGCTGCACGCCACCGGCCGCCGCGCCCGCACCGAGGGCCTGGGCCTGGAAGCGCTGGGCATCCTGGTCAACAAGGACGGCTCGGTGCCGGTCGACGATCGACTGCAAACGCGTGTGCCCTCGGTCCATGCGCTCGGCGACCTGATCGGCCGCAAGGCGCTCACGCCGGTGGCGCTGGCCGAAGCGATGTACCTGGTCGACCGCCTGTTCGGCGCACCGGCCGGCAAGCTGGTGCGCCAGCCGATCGACTACGACCTCGTGCCCACCGCCGTCTTCACCCACCCCAACGTGGGCACGGTGGGCCTGAGCGAAGAGGCCGCGCGCCGCACCTACCCGAAACTTCGCGTGTACCGCGCCGAGTTCAAGGCCCTGCAGCACACGCTGAGCGAGAGCACCGAGCGCACGCTGATGAAGCTCCTGGTCGATGACGCCAGCGACAAGGTGGTGGGCCTGCACATGGTCGGCCACGACGCGGGCGAGGTGGTGCAGGGCTTCGCGGTGGCGATGCAGGGCGGGCTCACCAAGGCGGTGTTCGACCGCACGCTGGGCATCCACCCGACCGGCGCGGAAGAGTTCGTCACCATGCGCGAGGTGCTGCGGGTGGTGGAAAGCGACAAGGCCTGA
- a CDS encoding FAD-dependent oxidoreductase, which translates to MAHYDCDLFVIGAGSGGVRAARMAAQRGARVVIAEAGALGGTCVNVGCIPKKLYSYAAHFGELAEQSHGFGWVGEAPRFDWAVLKQRRAAEIKRLNGVYEGLLNGAGVQLLRGWARLVDEHTVAVDCAGGEQRITAQHILLATGGAPEKSGLPGDAWAKSPTTCSTSTPSRSVWWWWAVATSPASSHPSSRAWAPR; encoded by the coding sequence ATGGCCCACTACGACTGCGATCTCTTTGTCATCGGCGCCGGCAGCGGCGGTGTGCGTGCCGCGCGCATGGCCGCGCAGCGTGGCGCGCGTGTGGTGATCGCCGAAGCCGGCGCACTGGGCGGCACCTGCGTCAACGTCGGCTGCATCCCGAAAAAGCTCTACAGCTACGCCGCCCACTTCGGCGAGCTGGCTGAGCAGTCGCATGGCTTCGGCTGGGTGGGGGAGGCCCCGCGCTTCGACTGGGCCGTGCTCAAGCAGCGCCGAGCCGCCGAGATCAAGCGGCTCAACGGCGTCTACGAGGGCCTGCTGAACGGCGCCGGCGTGCAGCTGCTGCGCGGCTGGGCGCGGCTGGTCGACGAGCACACGGTGGCGGTCGACTGCGCCGGCGGCGAGCAGCGCATCACGGCGCAGCACATCCTGCTCGCCACCGGTGGCGCGCCGGAGAAGAGCGGCCTGCCGGGTGACGCATGGGCCAAAAGCCCGACGACATGTTCGACCTCGACCCCTTCCCGAAGCGTTTGGTGGTGGTGGGCGGTGGCTACATCGCCTGCGAGTTCGCATCCATCTTCCAGGGCCTGGGCGCCGAGGTGA
- a CDS encoding endonuclease/exonuclease/phosphatase family protein, which translates to MTRGASSSTQHPAHILRVATYNIHKGVRGIGPRKRLEIHNIGLGIEALDADLVFLQEVRSFNNAEARRFPDTHFGWPRVPQADHLAPEGYDVAYRTNAYTDGGEHGNALLSRWPLDEDIGHHDVSDHRFEQRGLLHVKIDWHGHVVHGIVAHLGLMHSSRVRQVERIAAFIANKIPHREPVVLAGDFNDWGEKLDAPMREMGLQRAEQGTPQRTFPSRVPLFSLDRIYTRGFRCAATFVPRGNVWARMSDHLPLVADLELG; encoded by the coding sequence ATGACACGAGGCGCAAGCTCCAGCACCCAGCACCCCGCGCACATCCTGCGGGTGGCCACCTACAACATCCACAAGGGCGTGCGTGGCATCGGCCCGCGCAAGCGGCTGGAGATCCACAACATCGGCCTGGGCATCGAGGCGCTCGACGCCGACCTGGTGTTCCTCCAGGAAGTGCGCAGCTTCAACAACGCCGAGGCGCGGCGCTTTCCCGACACGCACTTCGGCTGGCCGCGCGTCCCGCAGGCCGACCACCTCGCACCCGAGGGCTACGACGTGGCCTACCGCACCAATGCCTACACCGATGGCGGCGAGCACGGCAACGCGCTGCTCTCGCGCTGGCCCCTCGATGAAGACATCGGCCACCACGACGTGTCGGACCACCGCTTCGAGCAGCGCGGCCTCCTGCACGTGAAGATCGACTGGCACGGCCACGTGGTGCACGGCATCGTCGCTCACCTCGGGTTGATGCATTCGAGCCGGGTGCGGCAGGTGGAGCGCATCGCCGCCTTCATCGCCAACAAGATCCCGCACCGCGAGCCGGTCGTGCTGGCCGGCGACTTCAACGACTGGGGCGAGAAGCTCGACGCACCGATGCGCGAGATGGGCCTGCAGCGCGCCGAGCAGGGTACGCCGCAGCGCACCTTTCCGTCGCGCGTGCCGCTCTTCTCGCTCGACCGCATCTACACCCGCGGCTTCCGCTGCGCCGCGACCTTCGTGCCGCGCGGCAACGTGTGGGCGCGGATGTCGGATCATCTGCCCCTGGTGGCCGACCTCGAACTGGGTTGA
- the nudB gene encoding dihydroneopterin triphosphate diphosphatase gives MNPSRPPKIPESVLVVIHTDERQVLLLERADKPGFWQSVTGSKDRLDEPLQETAVREVGEETGIVIGSPAVPLANLRDWQLSNIYEIYPVWRHRYAPGVTHNTEHVFGLRVPGGTPVALSPREHLRYQWLDWREAADQCFSPSNAEAILQLPRFT, from the coding sequence ATGAACCCTTCGCGCCCGCCCAAGATCCCCGAGTCGGTGCTGGTCGTCATCCACACCGACGAGCGCCAGGTGCTGCTGCTCGAACGGGCCGACAAGCCCGGCTTCTGGCAGAGCGTGACCGGCTCCAAGGACCGGCTCGACGAGCCCTTGCAAGAGACCGCCGTGCGCGAAGTGGGTGAAGAAACCGGCATCGTGATCGGCTCGCCCGCCGTGCCGCTCGCCAACCTGCGCGACTGGCAGCTGAGCAACATCTACGAGATCTACCCGGTGTGGCGACATCGTTATGCGCCGGGCGTGACGCACAACACTGAACACGTATTCGGCCTGCGGGTGCCCGGTGGAACACCAGTTGCTCTCTCACCGCGCGAACACCTACGCTACCAATGGCTGGACTGGCGCGAGGCGGCCGACCAGTGCTTCTCGCCATCCAATGCCGAAGCCATCCTCCAGTTGCCACGATTCACATGA